Proteins encoded in a region of the Armatimonadota bacterium genome:
- the atpE gene encoding ATP synthase subunit c produces MGLYLFGLALAVGFGLPVAVLSAAIGQGRAAAAALEGMARQPEAAGSIRTSMIIALAFIESLVIYALLIFFLLQGKLPSIEALAQLPK; encoded by the coding sequence ATGGGTCTGTACCTTTTCGGACTGGCACTGGCGGTCGGTTTCGGCTTGCCGGTGGCGGTATTGTCCGCGGCGATTGGGCAGGGGCGTGCAGCTGCTGCGGCACTGGAAGGCATGGCGCGCCAGCCGGAGGCGGCAGGGAGCATCCGCACCTCGATGATTATTGCTCTGGCGTTCATCGAGTCGCTGGTCATTTACGCTCTGCTGATATTCTTCCTGCTGCAGGGCAAGCTGCCCAGTATCGAAGCGCTGGCACAGCTACCCAAGTAG
- a CDS encoding hypothetical protein (possible pseudo, frameshifted): MEYNPVAYLILKATVEYPQRYGHQLVSEVKRWGEWVLEQARSELSAFYPPLPVGEGPGVRSSGETPIAYIWSRTIRCPNPACGAEIPLFRQFWLARKDNKKVALQPIPSRSEKRVDFAIVEGKRIDFDPSKGTVSRGNAVCLVCNTSVKDDYVKAEAQAGRMGHRLVAVVTTRGRGQGRNYRLATEADLAAFRKAEEALQGAACKRPPPGPSTSPGCRRSLFRAMIGGQGSSQYRQRSRQNTAAEVWGQLFNPRQLLALVHLWQVGAGGAPRDPPPDPRPRLRPSRGDVSGVGGGFCGEL, translated from the coding sequence GTGGAATACAACCCCGTGGCGTATCTCATCCTCAAGGCGACCGTGGAATATCCCCAGCGCTACGGGCACCAGCTCGTGAGCGAGGTGAAACGCTGGGGCGAGTGGGTGCTGGAGCAAGCCCGCAGCGAACTGTCCGCCTTCTACCCCCCTCTCCCTGTGGGAGAGGGACCGGGGGTGAGGTCTAGCGGCGAAACGCCCATCGCCTACATCTGGAGCCGCACCATTCGCTGCCCGAATCCCGCCTGCGGCGCCGAAATCCCCCTCTTCCGCCAGTTCTGGCTCGCCCGCAAGGACAACAAGAAGGTCGCGCTCCAGCCCATCCCGAGCCGGTCGGAAAAACGGGTGGATTTCGCCATCGTGGAGGGCAAGCGGATTGATTTCGACCCCTCAAAGGGGACGGTGAGCCGCGGCAACGCCGTCTGCCTGGTCTGCAATACGAGCGTGAAGGACGACTACGTGAAAGCCGAGGCGCAAGCCGGGCGCATGGGGCATCGCCTGGTGGCGGTGGTCACCACCCGCGGGCGCGGGCAGGGGCGCAACTACCGCCTGGCCACGGAAGCAGACCTGGCCGCCTTCCGCAAAGCCGAAGAAGCGCTGCAGGGCGCTGCGTGCAAACGCCCTCCCCCTGGCCCTTCAACCTCCCCTGGGTGCCGGAGGAGCCTTTTCCGGGCCATGATAGGGGGTCAGGGATCTTCCCAATATCGGCAGAGGTCGCGGCAAAATACGGCTGCCGAGGTCTGGGGCCAGCTCTTCAACCCCCGCCAGTTGCTGGCGCTGGTGCACCTTTGGCAAGTGGGTGCGGGCGGCGCACCGCGAGATCCTCCGCCAGACCCACGACCCCGACTTCGCCCAAGCCGTGGCGACGTATCTGGGGTTGGCGGTGGATTTTGTGGCGAATTATAA
- a CDS encoding ATP-dependent DNA helicase RecG produces MTEARLPRQPRSIKEVARDVAETLAAMANAEGGTLALGIEDDGTVSGVPERYNLEQVGSQIKSLIRPPLSFQVREITLGGNRVWVFETDWSPQVHQLTDGRYLYRHNDQNLPFPATNIEAIKNARLRLIWEDQIIPEATLGDIDTDLVKEVVKRTELNLSVEEALLHYHLAEKRNGQLFLRRSALLLFARHPLRWHPRCGIDFAIWGGTERRTGTAFNIRKRIRIEGRPLVRLVEEAYRTIQQYLPERQTLVDLFFEERLLYPTFAWQEAIINAIAHRDYALVGTATEVDLFDDRLEVRSPGDLVPPVTLERLRNREKVHASRNPRLVRVLTDLGYMRERGEGIPRMFEVMEREGLHLPELAIEGGCFVVTLRSTPIYRPQTMHWLRRYEGQGLSRNQLRLLAYAYEHGSRFTSRAYQKLVGVDIYTASRDIRDLMHKGLVRLTKPKGRIYELIAEPSREPGEKPPELIALETILRDKGFIKNEDIRRELGVSISQANWIARKLVHSGWLEPQGSKRGRRYVIARRVIERS; encoded by the coding sequence ATGACCGAAGCTCGGCTACCCCGACAACCGCGCTCCATCAAAGAGGTGGCTAGGGATGTCGCCGAAACCCTGGCGGCGATGGCGAATGCCGAGGGAGGTACGCTTGCGCTCGGCATCGAAGACGACGGCACGGTCTCGGGCGTTCCTGAACGATACAACCTGGAGCAGGTCGGGTCGCAAATCAAGAGCCTCATCCGCCCGCCCCTGAGCTTTCAGGTTCGCGAAATCACCCTGGGAGGGAATCGCGTGTGGGTTTTCGAGACCGATTGGAGCCCGCAGGTGCATCAGCTCACCGATGGGCGCTACCTCTATCGCCACAATGACCAGAACCTGCCATTCCCAGCCACTAACATCGAAGCGATCAAGAACGCACGCCTTAGACTGATCTGGGAAGACCAGATCATCCCCGAAGCCACTCTGGGGGATATAGACACCGATCTGGTCAAAGAGGTCGTCAAGCGCACAGAGTTGAACTTATCGGTGGAGGAAGCGCTTCTGCATTACCATCTTGCCGAGAAGCGCAACGGGCAACTCTTCCTGCGCCGCTCAGCGCTGTTGCTCTTCGCCAGGCACCCTCTCCGCTGGCACCCACGCTGTGGCATTGACTTCGCCATCTGGGGAGGGACAGAACGGCGTACGGGAACAGCGTTCAACATCCGCAAACGCATTCGGATAGAGGGTCGCCCCCTGGTGCGGCTGGTAGAAGAGGCGTACCGCACCATCCAGCAGTATCTGCCCGAGCGGCAGACCCTGGTGGACCTCTTCTTTGAAGAACGCTTGCTCTATCCCACCTTTGCCTGGCAGGAAGCCATCATCAACGCCATCGCGCACCGCGATTATGCCCTGGTAGGAACAGCGACCGAGGTTGACCTCTTTGATGACCGCCTGGAAGTGCGCAGCCCCGGCGATTTGGTGCCACCGGTGACCCTGGAACGGTTGCGCAACCGCGAAAAAGTCCATGCCTCGCGCAACCCGCGCCTCGTGCGGGTATTGACGGACCTGGGCTATATGCGGGAGCGCGGCGAAGGCATTCCGCGCATGTTCGAGGTCATGGAGCGGGAGGGGCTCCATCTGCCCGAGCTGGCGATCGAAGGCGGCTGCTTCGTCGTCACTCTCCGCAGCACGCCGATCTATCGGCCACAGACGATGCACTGGCTGCGGCGATACGAAGGGCAAGGTCTCAGTCGGAACCAGTTGCGCCTGCTTGCCTATGCCTACGAGCATGGCAGCCGCTTCACCAGTCGGGCGTATCAGAAACTCGTGGGTGTAGATATCTACACAGCCAGCCGTGACATCAGGGACCTCATGCACAAAGGCTTGGTGCGCCTGACCAAGCCCAAGGGGCGCATTTACGAGCTCATTGCCGAGCCATCCAGAGAGCCTGGGGAAAAGCCGCCGGAGCTTATCGCCCTGGAGACGATTCTGCGGGACAAGGGTTTTATCAAAAACGAGGACATTCGGCGGGAGCTTGGTGTCTCTATCTCCCAGGCAAACTGGATTGCCCGGAAATTGGTGCATTCAGGCTGGCTCGAACCACAGGGGTCTAAGCGTGGCAGACGCTATGTCATTGCCAGGCGCGTTATTGAGAGGTCTTGA
- the atpH gene encoding ATP synthase subunit delta → MREGKVARRYARALFNAAVRTQAVEAVQEALQQLLDTLQAQPPLQRLLLNPLIPRERKQQMVQQSIGRHTHPLLASLLNVLVDKRRERLLPEVAREFGDLRDEHLGIVRVQVYTAYSLDSQQEQTLIHSLERRTGKTVVLQTHVDPTLIGGIVVRIGDTIIDGSVRGQLLRLKQHLLNA, encoded by the coding sequence ATGAGAGAGGGTAAAGTAGCACGTCGCTATGCTCGCGCCCTGTTCAACGCGGCAGTGCGCACACAGGCGGTGGAAGCAGTTCAGGAGGCGTTGCAGCAGCTGTTAGATACCTTGCAGGCGCAACCGCCTCTGCAGCGATTGCTGTTGAACCCGCTGATTCCGCGCGAGCGCAAGCAGCAGATGGTGCAGCAATCCATCGGTCGCCATACCCACCCTCTGCTGGCTTCGTTGCTCAATGTGCTGGTAGATAAGAGGCGCGAACGCTTGCTGCCTGAGGTGGCACGTGAATTCGGCGACCTGCGCGATGAGCACCTGGGTATCGTGCGGGTGCAGGTGTATACCGCCTATTCGCTGGATAGCCAGCAAGAGCAGACATTGATTCATAGCCTGGAACGGCGTACCGGCAAGACGGTGGTCCTGCAAACCCATGTGGACCCGACGCTGATCGGCGGTATTGTGGTGCGCATTGGAGATACTATTATCGACGGTAGTGTACGTGGACAGCTGTTACGACTAAAACAACACTTGTTGAATGCTTAG
- a CDS encoding helicase: MSNSKHIILCDREMSMMVEKGDRVRIAPFPEEAEVFDVQQQGRHIVLGVIFLSSQKAQRFVFTPEELEQKVQRVPSLWESFGRDSLRNREPFLLFADALRMRLAHAFDPHYAVSVSQVDLLPHQVDAVYRHILPLPRIRFLLADDPGLGKTIMAGLVLKELKARQGVRRTLLVVPAHLQDQWKREMMEWFREDFVPLRRDLLQSLYSADFFDRNPQVLVSMDFARREEVREILARQRWDFVIVDEAHKLSATLYGQKVDKTQRYQLGEALAPKATHLLFLTATPHKGDDYAYFLLLNLLEPRLFANPSQLKQAARAGELPFVLRRTKEQVTDLEGRKLFRRREVRTIGVSLTEAEARLYEAVTAYVRRWYAVVSGSTDRKSRNVALALTTLQRRLSSSLFAIRESLRRRRSKLQNLLSEWERLLQEGELSEWDQDVLQDLAEMTSQEWESFQERLEGVTAAQTPEDLREELEALDKLIALVQEAEKAGEEAKMQELRRVVEERLRHHPDEKLLVFTEFKDTLNALEKRIQEWGFPCAVIHGQMNLQDRIDEERRFRDDVQVMVATDAAGEGINLQFCRLMINYDLPWNPNRLEQRMGRIHRYGQTRDCFIFNLLYTETREGEVLKRLMEKLERMRERLGDTVYDVIGTLLEDVRLEELLMQAILKDKQPELERLLDVDIEQRVEEFRRTLEQNALAGHHIDLSAVQKNETDSRLRRLVPWDVERFTRLAVQTVGGQFSEDRRPNVYRLSVPREFLKQHGLRNDAFARGLRVAFQRAVARQENAEFFAPGHPLLEALIDHFLQPNLPVRAVLVDGKGRDGTLWLFRVRLQDGRGQPTLERLIALFHDRASGQIHEVDPRMLWELDTPPSDLALPEEVSSALQTASQAVKQRALERLNDLQKEAQARRERECAIKAQWLEASYKQLLHESQQKLFAYHSRQGAGEDMGVAIRQEEENLKTLVREQKERLAQLEQERQVLTLEPELEGVAVILPQSRLTPAASAEEQVKRRVEEAGMQQAMAYERQQGRTPQDVSREFLGYDIVSSDAEQTRYIEVKAFASTGTLELTPHEWQMAQRLQDAYWLYVVENALTAPRLHTIQNPSARLTAQPVVGVVKVVIENWQEGS; encoded by the coding sequence TTGTCGAATTCCAAACACATTATCCTGTGTGACCGCGAGATGAGCATGATGGTAGAGAAAGGCGACCGAGTTCGGATTGCTCCATTTCCCGAAGAGGCAGAGGTCTTCGACGTCCAGCAGCAGGGCAGGCACATCGTTCTGGGTGTTATCTTTTTATCCTCTCAAAAAGCGCAGCGTTTTGTCTTCACCCCCGAGGAGCTAGAGCAGAAGGTGCAGCGGGTTCCCTCCCTGTGGGAGAGTTTCGGGCGAGATTCCCTTCGGAATCGGGAGCCGTTTTTGCTCTTTGCCGACGCCTTGCGTATGCGTCTGGCTCATGCTTTTGACCCTCACTATGCCGTCAGCGTCAGCCAGGTGGACCTGTTGCCCCATCAAGTGGATGCGGTCTACCGCCACATTCTCCCCCTGCCGCGCATTCGCTTCCTGCTGGCGGACGACCCGGGGCTGGGCAAGACCATCATGGCTGGTCTCGTTCTCAAAGAGCTCAAAGCCCGCCAGGGTGTCCGGCGCACCTTGCTTGTTGTCCCCGCTCACCTGCAGGATCAGTGGAAGCGGGAGATGATGGAGTGGTTCCGAGAGGACTTTGTTCCCCTGCGCCGGGACCTGCTGCAAAGCCTCTACTCGGCGGACTTTTTTGACCGCAACCCGCAAGTGTTGGTCTCTATGGACTTTGCCCGCCGCGAGGAGGTGCGCGAGATCCTCGCCCGCCAGCGCTGGGACTTTGTGATTGTGGACGAGGCACACAAACTCTCCGCCACCCTCTACGGGCAGAAAGTGGACAAGACGCAGCGCTATCAGCTGGGCGAGGCGCTGGCACCCAAAGCCACCCACCTGCTGTTCCTGACAGCTACTCCGCACAAGGGCGATGACTATGCCTACTTTCTGCTGCTCAACCTGCTGGAACCACGCCTTTTTGCAAATCCATCTCAATTGAAGCAAGCAGCACGCGCCGGGGAGCTGCCCTTCGTGCTGCGCCGCACCAAGGAGCAGGTCACCGATCTCGAAGGGCGCAAGCTCTTCCGTCGGCGAGAAGTCCGCACCATCGGAGTCTCCCTCACGGAGGCTGAAGCGCGTCTCTACGAGGCAGTCACCGCCTATGTGCGCCGCTGGTATGCCGTCGTCTCGGGCAGCACCGACCGCAAAAGTCGCAACGTTGCGCTGGCGCTCACCACCTTGCAGCGTCGCCTTTCCTCCAGCCTCTTCGCTATCCGGGAGTCGCTGCGGCGCCGCAGGAGCAAACTGCAGAACCTGCTGTCCGAATGGGAACGCCTCCTGCAGGAGGGGGAACTGTCCGAATGGGACCAGGACGTCCTGCAGGACCTGGCAGAGATGACCTCCCAGGAGTGGGAAAGTTTTCAGGAGCGGCTGGAAGGGGTCACCGCCGCGCAAACCCCAGAAGATTTGCGGGAAGAACTGGAAGCGCTGGACAAACTGATTGCCCTGGTGCAGGAAGCAGAGAAGGCGGGCGAGGAGGCAAAAATGCAAGAGCTTCGCCGAGTGGTCGAAGAACGCCTTCGCCACCACCCCGACGAGAAGCTGCTGGTGTTCACCGAGTTCAAGGACACGCTGAACGCGCTGGAAAAGCGGATTCAGGAATGGGGGTTCCCCTGCGCCGTCATCCACGGGCAGATGAACCTGCAAGACCGCATCGACGAGGAAAGACGCTTCCGCGACGATGTCCAGGTCATGGTCGCCACCGACGCTGCCGGAGAAGGCATCAACCTGCAGTTCTGTCGCCTCATGATCAACTACGACCTGCCCTGGAACCCCAACCGCCTGGAGCAACGCATGGGACGTATCCACCGCTACGGGCAAACCCGCGATTGCTTCATCTTCAACCTGCTGTACACGGAGACCCGCGAGGGCGAAGTGCTCAAGCGGCTCATGGAGAAGCTGGAGCGTATGCGGGAGCGACTGGGCGACACCGTCTACGATGTCATCGGCACCTTGCTGGAAGATGTGCGCCTGGAGGAACTGCTCATGCAAGCGATCCTCAAAGACAAGCAACCCGAACTGGAGCGTCTGCTGGACGTGGACATCGAGCAGCGCGTGGAGGAGTTCCGCCGAACGCTGGAGCAAAATGCACTCGCAGGGCATCATATCGACCTTTCCGCCGTCCAGAAGAACGAGACCGATTCGCGACTGCGGCGGCTGGTGCCCTGGGATGTGGAGCGCTTCACCCGTCTGGCGGTGCAGACCGTGGGCGGGCAGTTCAGCGAAGACCGCCGCCCCAACGTCTATCGCCTCAGCGTCCCCAGGGAGTTCCTCAAGCAGCACGGTTTACGCAACGATGCCTTTGCACGCGGCTTGCGCGTGGCTTTTCAGCGCGCGGTAGCACGCCAGGAAAACGCGGAGTTCTTTGCCCCCGGACACCCGTTGCTGGAGGCGCTAATCGATCACTTTTTGCAGCCAAACCTCCCCGTCCGCGCTGTCCTGGTGGACGGAAAGGGGCGCGATGGCACGCTGTGGCTCTTCCGGGTTCGTCTTCAGGACGGGCGCGGTCAGCCCACTCTGGAGCGCCTGATCGCTCTCTTCCACGACCGAGCCAGTGGCCAAATCCACGAGGTGGACCCGCGCATGCTCTGGGAGCTGGATACCCCGCCATCGGACCTTGCCCTGCCCGAGGAGGTGTCCTCTGCCCTGCAGACCGCAAGCCAGGCAGTGAAACAGCGGGCGTTAGAACGCCTCAACGACCTGCAGAAGGAGGCGCAGGCGCGGCGCGAACGGGAGTGCGCCATCAAAGCGCAATGGCTTGAGGCTTCCTACAAGCAGCTCCTCCACGAGTCTCAGCAAAAGCTGTTCGCTTATCACAGCCGCCAGGGCGCGGGTGAGGACATGGGAGTCGCCATCCGCCAGGAAGAGGAGAACCTGAAAACACTCGTTCGGGAGCAGAAGGAGCGCCTGGCGCAGCTGGAGCAGGAGCGACAGGTTCTCACCTTAGAGCCGGAGCTGGAAGGCGTGGCGGTCATCTTGCCCCAGAGCCGCCTGACGCCAGCCGCGTCCGCTGAGGAGCAGGTCAAGCGTCGGGTGGAAGAAGCGGGCATGCAACAGGCGATGGCTTACGAGCGCCAGCAAGGACGCACGCCCCAGGACGTCAGCCGCGAGTTCCTCGGTTATGACATCGTCTCCTCCGACGCGGAGCAGACCCGCTACATCGAGGTCAAAGCCTTCGCCAGCACGGGCACGCTGGAGCTCACCCCCCACGAGTGGCAGATGGCGCAGCGCCTGCAGGATGCCTACTGGCTTTATGTGGTGGAAAACGCCCTGACCGCACCCCGCCTGCACACCATCCAGAACCCGTCCGCCCGTCTCACTGCCCAGCCCGTCGTGGGCGTCGTCAAGGTGGTCATTGAAAACTGGCAGGAGGGAAGTTGA
- a CDS encoding hypothetical protein (possible pseudo, frameshifted) has product MAGHHLHMVWDYAETNPLQDEAGSGWGAAMEWLIRYLTRESRIPQVGSAHLGSAAALPFPDKHFDAVVIDPPYADNVPYADLSDFFYVWLRRTVGDLYPEAFSTPLVPKDEEAVVNPARFGGRKEGERIAQAHYQRLMQKSFEEIYRVLKPEGMAVVMFTHRSTAAWESLIRSLLDAGLYPTASWPVHTEMEASTHQRGKGAIQSTILMACRRRPENAGVGWYAQVRAELERVIPERLREFWSAGIRGADFFISSIGPAVGVFGRYRKVMRPDGVEVTVGDLLDEARTIVTAFALEQLGLSRLDEPTRFYVLYRWAYGGEELSFDEGNKLAKSVGVELDSLSAQHRLVERRGDKVQVPIFVRRMEDEAYRRWLQRALDEGMLGRLPAVDQLHLLLYLWRRGEVEALSAALGRAGVLAEDHPLWGTAQALLEVEQGANGGEVKEEATVLAQLLGSKRSLLRGVEAAQAAAQQLRLF; this is encoded by the coding sequence ATGGCAGGCCATCACCTACATATGGTTTGGGACTACGCAGAGACGAATCCGCTTCAGGACGAGGCGGGGAGCGGTTGGGGCGCGGCGATGGAATGGCTCATCCGTTACCTCACCCGCGAATCCCGCATCCCGCAGGTCGGCTCTGCCCATCTCGGCTCGGCGGCGGCGCTCCCCTTCCCGGACAAGCATTTCGACGCCGTGGTGATTGACCCGCCCTATGCGGATAATGTGCCCTATGCGGACCTTTCGGACTTCTTCTATGTGTGGCTGCGGCGCACCGTGGGAGACCTCTACCCCGAAGCCTTCAGCACGCCGCTGGTGCCCAAGGACGAGGAAGCCGTCGTCAACCCGGCGCGCTTCGGCGGCAGAAAAGAGGGCGAGCGAATCGCCCAGGCACACTACCAGCGCCTGATGCAGAAGTCCTTTGAGGAGATTTACCGCGTGCTCAAGCCCGAAGGCATGGCGGTGGTGATGTTCACCCACCGCTCCACCGCAGCGTGGGAAAGCCTCATCCGGAGCCTTTTAGATGCCGGGCTGTACCCCACCGCCTCCTGGCCCGTGCACACGGAGATGGAAGCCTCCACCCACCAGCGGGGCAAGGGCGCCATCCAGAGCACCATCCTGATGGCTTGCCGGCGGCGTCCGGAGAACGCCGGCGTCGGCTGGTACGCCCAGGTGCGGGCGGAGCTGGAGCGGGTCATCCCCGAACGCTTGCGGGAGTTCTGGAGTGCGGGCATTCGCGGGGCGGACTTCTTCATCTCCTCCATCGGCCCGGCGGTGGGCGTCTTCGGCAGGTATCGCAAGGTGATGCGCCCGGATGGGGTGGAGGTCACCGTGGGCGACCTTCTGGACGAGGCGCGCACCATCGTCACCGCCTTCGCCCTGGAGCAGTTGGGGCTTTCGCGCCTGGACGAGCCGACGCGCTTTTACGTGCTCTACCGCTGGGCATACGGTGGGGAGGAACTCTCCTTTGACGAGGGCAACAAGTTAGCCAAGAGCGTCGGTGTGGAGTTGGACTCTCTTTCGGCACAGCATCGCCTGGTGGAGCGCCGTGGCGACAAAGTGCAGGTGCCCATCTTCGTCAGGCGCATGGAGGACGAGGCGTATCGCAGGTGGCTGCAGCGGGCGCTGGACGAGGGGATGCTGGGGCGGCTGCCTGCGGTGGACCAGTTGCACCTGTTGCTCTACCTGTGGCGCAGAGGCGAGGTGGAGGCGCTGTCCGCCGCTCTGGGGCGCGCCGGTGTGCTGGCTGAGGACCACCCCCTGTGGGGGACGGCGCAGGCGCTTCTGGAGGTGGAACAGGGTGCAAACGGCGGGGAGGTAAAGGAAGAGGCGACGGTGTTGGCGCAGCTTCTGGGCAGCAAGCGCAGCCTCTTGCGTGGGGTGGAGGCGGCTCAGGCCGCCGCCCAGCAGTTGCGTTTGTTCTAG
- a CDS encoding aspartate kinase — MKILVMKFGGTSVDSPEHREIAARKVIRAKEDGFAPVVVVSAIGRRGAPYATDTLIEFLRGIDPSVPPNPREMDLMMACGEIISTVVMAHTLKTMGYDAVALTGGQAGIITDSAYGNARVLQIHPQAIRHYLEAGKIVVVAGFQGVAEDKLGFHPDITTLGRGGSDTTASALGAALNAVAVEIYTDVDGVKTADPDIIPDAKTLPVISYEEVAEIAHQGAKVLHPRAAEIAMLHNIPLWVKCTFTDEPGTLVTSAEGAEGVDLPEVTGVTHITGKIVYLIFHIGEVPEKSEIELQIYRMLAQADVNLYLNSYSHDTLSFAVPRDRWSLVQKLLDGLVMPVGTPPQRLVIFRVGEKPTQEYQLQKQMLDALGSTIPVQEIVVDVLENCTMVSLIAAKLSRRPGVMALFLRTLYEAGIQVLQTADSEMSLSCLVNESDVEKAVRVLHERFVTDRAYAR; from the coding sequence GTGAAAATCCTGGTGATGAAGTTCGGAGGCACCTCCGTCGATTCGCCAGAACATCGCGAAATCGCCGCCCGCAAGGTGATACGCGCTAAGGAAGATGGCTTCGCGCCGGTGGTGGTAGTTTCTGCCATCGGCAGGCGCGGTGCTCCCTACGCCACCGATACCCTCATCGAGTTCCTGCGTGGTATTGACCCATCTGTGCCCCCCAATCCGCGAGAGATGGACCTGATGATGGCGTGTGGCGAAATTATCTCCACCGTGGTGATGGCACACACGCTCAAGACGATGGGCTACGATGCGGTCGCTCTCACCGGTGGTCAGGCGGGCATCATCACCGATAGCGCATACGGCAACGCGCGCGTGTTACAGATACATCCACAGGCGATCCGCCATTATCTGGAGGCGGGTAAAATCGTGGTGGTGGCGGGCTTCCAGGGCGTAGCGGAGGACAAGCTTGGCTTCCATCCCGACATTACCACTCTCGGACGCGGGGGAAGCGACACCACCGCCTCCGCACTGGGGGCTGCGCTGAACGCTGTGGCGGTGGAAATCTACACCGATGTAGACGGCGTCAAAACCGCCGACCCCGATATCATTCCCGATGCGAAGACCCTGCCCGTCATCAGCTACGAAGAGGTAGCGGAAATCGCCCATCAGGGTGCGAAAGTGCTTCATCCTCGTGCTGCCGAAATCGCCATGCTCCACAATATCCCTCTCTGGGTGAAATGCACTTTTACCGACGAACCGGGCACGCTGGTCACCTCTGCCGAGGGCGCGGAGGGGGTAGACCTGCCGGAAGTGACCGGCGTTACCCACATCACCGGTAAAATCGTCTACCTGATTTTCCACATCGGGGAAGTGCCAGAGAAGTCGGAGATTGAGCTGCAAATCTACCGGATGCTGGCGCAGGCAGACGTGAACCTGTACCTCAACAGCTACAGTCATGACACGCTGAGCTTCGCGGTGCCCCGCGACCGCTGGAGCCTGGTACAGAAGCTGCTGGACGGACTGGTGATGCCGGTGGGAACCCCTCCGCAACGTCTGGTCATCTTCCGTGTCGGCGAGAAGCCCACACAAGAATACCAGCTACAAAAGCAGATGCTGGACGCCCTGGGCAGCACCATCCCGGTGCAGGAAATTGTGGTGGACGTGCTCGAGAACTGCACCATGGTTTCCCTGATTGCTGCCAAACTCAGCCGCCGTCCGGGTGTGATGGCGCTGTTCCTGCGCACACTGTATGAGGCAGGTATTCAGGTGCTGCAGACGGCGGACTCGGAGATGTCGCTATCCTGTCTGGTCAACGAGAGCGACGTAGAAAAGGCGGTGCGCGTGTTACATGAGCGGTTCGTTACCGACCGGGCATACGCCCGATAG